The following proteins come from a genomic window of Sciurus carolinensis unplaced genomic scaffold, mSciCar1.2, whole genome shotgun sequence:
- the LOC124974960 gene encoding LOW QUALITY PROTEIN: sorting nexin-13-like (The sequence of the model RefSeq protein was modified relative to this genomic sequence to represent the inferred CDS: inserted 4 bases in 3 codons; substituted 2 bases at 2 genomic stop codons), whose protein sequence is MLTEASLSIWGWGSLGIVFFXVTFGPFVIFYLAFYILCFVGGGLVVTLLFGKTNSEKYLEQCEHSFLPPTSTGVPKCLEEMKREARTIKIDRRLTGANIIDEPLQQVIQFSLRDYFQYWYYTLSDDESFLLEIRQTLQNALIQFATRSKEIDWQPYFTTGIVDDFGTHLRVFRKVQRRITEKDDQVKGTAEDLIDTFFEVEVEMEKEVCRDLVCTSPKDEEGFLRDLCEVXYLLLPPGDFQNKIMXYFVREILARGILLPLINQLSDPDYINQYVIWMIRDSNCNYEAFMNIIKLSDNIGELEAVRDKAVEELQYLRSLDTAGDDINTIKNQINSLLFVKKVCDSKIQRLQSGKEISTVKLAANFGKLCTVPLDSILVNSVALQFFMDYMQQTGGQAHLFFWMTVEGYPVTAQQQLEVSLSHQKDGKHQTNQTKGLLRVAIVEIYEQYLSEKASPRVTVDDYLVAKLADTLNHEDPTPEIFDDIQRKVYELMLQDERFYPSFRQNALYVRMLAELDMLKDPSFRGSDDGDGESFNGSPTGSINLSLDDLSSVSSDDTVQLHAYISDTGVCNDHGKTYALCAITVHWHNLNSEEMWKTYHRYSDFHDFHMRITEQFENLSSILKFPGKKTFNNMDRDFLEKRKNDLNAYLQLLLTPEMMKASPALAHSVYDFLENKAYSKGKGDFARKIDTFVNPLRNSMRNVSNAVKSLPDSLAEGMTKMSDNMGKMSERLGQDIKQSFFKVPPLITKTDAYPEHCXVSVQLDDNVDDNIPLRVMLLLMDEVFDLKYXQWLRRNIKNLLQQLIRATYGDTINRKIVDHVDWMTSPEQVADSVKHFRDAFWPNGILAESVPCRDKAIQMKTRIAGKTKLFAIMPDELKHIIGAETTWKGILCVFEMFQHNQVNRRMVCVFLEGFLETLFPQYKFRELFNKLHSRSKQMQKYKQKLQTTQAPSLQKR, encoded by the exons ATGTTAACAGAGGCCAGTCTATCCATATGGGGATGGGGAAGCCTTGGCATCGTCTTTT CAGTAACCTTTGGAccctttgtaatattttatttggccTTTTATATCCTCTGCTTTGTGGGTGGGGGTTTAGTGGTTACTCTCTTGTTTGGAaagacaaactcagaaaaatACCTAGAGCAGTGTGAACACTCATTTCTTCCTCCAACATCAACTGGGGTTCCTAAGTGCTTAGAAGAAATGAAACGGGAAGCCAGGACTATTAAGATCGATAGAAGATTGACGGGTGCCAATATTATTGATGAACCTCTCCAGCAAGTTATCCAGTTTTCCTTGAGGGATTATTTCCAGTATTGGTATTACACACTAAGTGATGATGaatcttttcttcttgaaattaGGCAGACTCTTCAGAATGCTCTCATTCAGTTTGCTACTAggtcaaaagaaatagactggcaacCTTATTTTACTACAGGCATTGTAGATGATTTTGGCACGCACCTACGAGTATTCAGAAAGGTTCAACGGAGAATAACAGAGAAAGATGATCAAGTAAAAGGTACAGCAGAAGATCTTATAGATACCTTCTTTGAAGTTGAAGTTGAAATGGAGAAGGAAGTTTGCCGTGACCTAGTGTGCACTTCTCCCAAAGATGAAGAAGGATTCCTAAGAGATTTGTGTGAGGT TTATTTATTGCTACCTCCTGGAGATTTCCAGAACAAGATCATGTGATACTTTGTCAGGGAAATCCTTGCACGAGGAATTCTTCTTCCATTAATAAATCAACTCAGTGATCCTGATTATATTAATCAGTATGTCATATGGATGATCCGTGATTCAAATTGCAACTATGAGGCCTTTATGAACATTATTAAATTGAGTGACAATATTGGAGAATTGGAAGCAGTTAGAGACAAGGCAGTAGAAGAATTACAGTATCTTAGATCTTTAGATACAGCTGGTGATGATATCAACaccattaaaaatcaaataaatagcTTATTATTTGTAAAGAAAGTATGTGACTCAAAAATACAGCGGTTGCAGTCAGGCAAAGAAATAAGTACTGTGAAACTGGCAGCAAACTTTGGGAAACTTTGCACAGTCCCTTTGGACAGCATTCTTGTCAACAGTGTTGCACTACAATTTTTTATGGATTACATGCAGCAAACTGGAGGTCAGGCACATCTTTTCTTCTGGATGACAGTGGAGGGCTACCCGGTTACAGCCCAACAACAGCTAGAGGTTTCATTAAGTCATCAGAAAGATGGAAAACATCAAACCAACCAAACCAAAGGTCTCTTAAGAGTAGCTATTGTTGAAATTTATGAACAGTATTTGTCTGAAAAGGCATCTCCAAGAGTTACTGTTGATGACTATTTAGTAGCAAAATTAGCAGATACTCTGAATCATGAAGATCCAACCCCTGAAATCTTTGATGACATTCAAAGAAAGGTATATGAATTGATGCTACAAGATGAAAGATTTTATCCTTCCTTCAGACAAAATGCCCTTTATGTGCGCATGTTAGCTGAGCTGGACATGTTAAAAGATCCTAGTTTCAGAGGATCAGATGATGGGGATGGAGAATCTTTTAATGGATCTCCTACAGGAAGCATAAATTTGTCTTTAGATGACCTTTCAAGTGTATCTTCTGATGACACAGTACAACTTCATGCTTACATATCAGATACTGGAGTTTGTAATGATCATGGCAAGACATATGCATTATGTGCCATCACCGTACACTGGCACAATCTAAACAGTGAGGAGATGTGGAAGACATATCATCGATACAGTGACTTCCATGATTTTCACATGAGAATTACGGAACAGTTTGAAAATCTGTCAAGCATATTGAAGTTTCCTGGTAAAAAGACTTTTAATAATATGGATAGAgattttttagaaaagagaaaaaatgatctAAATGCCTATTTACAGTTACTGTTAACTCCTGAAATGATGAAAGCATCTCCAGCTTTGGCTCACAGTGTCTATGATTTCCTTGAGAACAAAGCCTACAGTAAAGGAAAAGGGGACTTTGCTCGTAAGATTGACACTTTTGTAAATCCACTTCGAAATTCTATGAGGAATGTTTCAAATGCAGTTAAATCCCTTCCTGATAGTTTGGCAGAAGGAATGACTAAAATGTCAGACAACATGGGCAAAATGTCAGAAAGATTAGGTCAAGACATAAAGCAGTCATTTTTCAAGGTGCCTCCTTTAATTACAAAGACTGATGCATATCCTGAACATTGTTGAGTCTCAGTTCAACTTGATGATAACGTGGATGACAATATTCCACTTAGGGTAATGCTGCTTCTTATGGATGAAGTATTTGACTTAAAAT TTCAGTGGTTGCGAAGAAATATCAAAAACCTACTTCAACAGCTTATTAGAGCTACATATGGTGATACTATAAACAGAAAAATCGTTGACCATGTTGATTGGATGACCTCACCTGAACAAGTAGCTGACTCAGTGAAACATTTCAGAGATGCATTTTGGCCAAATGGCATTTTAGCAGAGTCTGTTCCATGCAGAGATAAAGCTattcaaatgaaaacaagaattgcaggaaaaacaaaattatttgcaATTATGCCAGATGAACTGAAGCACATCATTGGTGCTGAGACAACATGGAAAGgcattctttgtgtttttgaaatgtttcagCACAACCAGGTAAATAGGAGAATGGTTTGTGTTTTCTTGGAAGGTTTTTTAGAAACCTTATTTCCACAGTATAAATTTCGTGAACTTTTCAACAAACTGCATTCACGGTCAAAGCAGATGCAGAAATATAAACAGAAACTTCAAACTACTCAAGCACCTTCTTTACaaaaaaggtga